In Humulus lupulus chromosome 6, drHumLupu1.1, whole genome shotgun sequence, a single genomic region encodes these proteins:
- the LOC133781873 gene encoding auxin-responsive protein SAUR21-like, whose product MSMAFGLLGLVKGKKALQRSLSGIKEAALSSKTIPKGYFAVYVGEEQKKRYVVPLSYLNEPAFQELLNMAEEEFGYDHPMGGLTIPCRDDIFIDLTSQLN is encoded by the coding sequence ATGAGCATGGCATTTGGATTGCTTGGTCTTGTTAAGGGTAAGAAGGCTCTTCAAAGATCACTTTCAGGCATCAAAGAAGCTGCTTTGAGCTCCAAAACCATTCCAAAAGGCTACTTTGCAGTGTATGTTGGAGAGGAGCAAAAGAAGCGTTATGTAGTACCTCTTTCCTACCTAAACGAGCCTGCATTTCAAGAATTGCTAAACATGGCTGAAGAAGAATTCGGATATGATCATCCGATGGGCGGACTCACAATTCCCTGCAGAGATGATATCTTCATTGATCTCACTTCCCAGTTGAATTGA
- the LOC133781876 gene encoding auxin-induced protein 15A-like, which produces MGFRFPSVVHAKKLIQRPFSSSKDVPKGYLAVYVGENRMKRFVIPLSYLNQPSFQDLLSQAEEEFRFDHPMGALTIPCREDAFIDLISRLNA; this is translated from the coding sequence ATGGGTTTTCGGTTTCCAAGTGTAGTTCATGCTAAGAAGCTGATCCAGAGACCCTTTTCAAGTTCAAAAGATGTTCCAAAAGGGTATTTGGCTGTTTATGTTGGGGAAAACAGAATGAAGAGATTTGTGATCCCTTTATCATATTTGAACCAGCCATCATTCCAAGACTTGCTCAGTCAAGCTGAAGAAGAATTCAGATTCGATCATCCAATGGGAGCTCTTACAATTCCATGCAGAGAAGATGCCTTCATCGATCTTATTTCTCGCTTGAATGCCTAG